A part of Acropora palmata chromosome 8, jaAcrPala1.3, whole genome shotgun sequence genomic DNA contains:
- the LOC141889385 gene encoding multiple inositol polyphosphate phosphatase 1-like isoform X1 — translation MYLKVAGTVLFLSIIGYFFQQHVNNLEVSLPKKTHLKFSSKTRYHRERNITFKMPKHCEPVHISMVLRHGTRYPSLNDVKKIDKMLKVVEEAVTSSMGAMQIGELRLPWKNLFTQTNDKLLTTVGEREMFDIAKELLRRFPNLLLHPYEPQKFDFICTGTTRASQSAMAFAYGLFEGRGGLGTNGFQPVAILSKSIDNDPLLRFFDVCPKYLTRVKDNTTALLEFKMFKHGKEMRNVLQKVSNKLKFKSGMLEEEHIVGMYTACMFEVAIYDRENTWCELFEEEDLLVLDYLSDLKQYWKRGYGHPINYQIGCPLLERIVTSLKNATESSPEETMHGAFMFAHGETLQPLYALLDLFKDAEKLRADNFPQQHERKYRVSRITPFGANIAFVLYKCSVKDNGSKTVEGMQSFMVQVFVNEELTALPCCKNQTECSFDMFLQCFDNRACNLSSMCNVERDTSEMFPVES, via the coding sequence ATGTATCTCAAGGTAGCAGGGAcagttcttttcctttcaattataggatatttttttcaacagcaTGTAAATAATCTAGAGGTATCTCTACCGAAGAAAACACATCTGAAATTTTCGTCCAAGACACGGTACCACAGGGAGAGAAATATTACCTTTAAAATGCCCAAGCACTGTGAACCTGTTCACATCAGTATGGTTTTAAGGCATGGAACGCGATATCCAAGCCTTAACGACGTCAAGAAGATTGACAAGATGCTTAAAGTCGTTGAAGAGGCTGTAACTTCGAGCATGGGTGCTATGCAAATTGGGGAACTCCGACTACCTTGGAAAAACCTTTTTACTCAAACCAATGACAAATTACTGACCACTGTAGGCGAAAGGGAAATGTTTGACATTGCCAAAGAATTGTTGAGACGTTTTCCTAATCTGCTCTTGCATCCTTACGAGccacaaaaatttgatttcatctGCACTGGAACCACACGAGCATCTCAGAGTGCAATGGCATTTGCGTATGGTTTGTTTGAAGGACGTGGTGGTCTTGGAACCAACGGCTTTCAACCTGTGGCAATCCTATCAAAGTCAATCGACAATGACCCACTATTACGCTTTTTCGATGTATGCCCAAAGTATCTTACAAGAGTTAAAGACAACACAACTGCACTTCTTGAATTTAAGATGTTTAAACATGGGAAAGAAatgagaaatgttctgcaaaaAGTTTCCAACAAGTTGAAATTCAAATCTGGAATGCTTGAAGAAGAGCACATTGTAGGAATGTACACTGCCTGTATGTTTGAGGTTGCTATTTATGACAGGGAAAACACATGGTGTGAACTCTTTGAAGAGGAAGATCTATTGGTTTTAGATTACCTGTCTGACTTAAAGCAATATTGGAAAAGGGGTTATGGACACCCTATCAACTACCAAATTGGCTGTCCTTTGTTGGAAAGGATTGTCACTTCcttaaaaaatgcaacagaATCATCTCCGGAGGAAACAATGCATGGAGCATTTATGTTTGCTCATGGTGAAACATTGCAACCTCTATATGCATTGCTTGATTTGTTCAAAGATGCAGAAAAACTGAGAGCAGATAACTTTCCTCAGCAACATGAACGGAAGTACAGAGTTAGCCGCATAACACCTTTTGGTGCTaatattgcttttgttttatacAAGTGCAGCGTAAAAGACAATGGTTCTAAAACGGTAGAAGGTATGCAATCCTTCATGGTGCAAGTTTTTGTAAATGAGGAATTAACTGCATTGCCATGTTGCAAAAATCAAACAGAATGCTcctttgacatgtttttgcaGTGTTTCGATAATAGAGCTTGTAATTTATCGTCCATGTGTAATGTGGAGAGGGATACATCTGAGATGTTTCCTGTGGAGTCTTga
- the LOC141889385 gene encoding multiple inositol polyphosphate phosphatase 1-like isoform X2, whose translation MYLKVAGTVLFLSIIGYFFQQHVNNLEVSLPKKTHLKFSSKTRYHRERNITFKMPKHCEPVHISMVLRHGTRYPSLNDVKKIDKMLKVVEEAVTSSMGAMQIGELRLPWKNLFTQTNDKLLTTVGEREMFDIAKELLRRFPNLLLHPYEPQKFDFICTGTTRASQSAMAFAYGLFEGRGGLGTNGFQPVAILSKSIDNDPLLRFFDVCPKYLTRVKDNTTALLEFKMFKHGKEMRNVLQKVSNKLKFKSGMLEEEHIVGMYTACMFEVAIYDRENTWCELFEEEDLLVLDYLSDLKQYWKRGYGHPINYQIGCPLLERIVTSLKNATESSPEETMHGAFMFAHGETLQPLYALLDLFKDAEKLRADNFPQQHERKYRVSRITPFGANIAFVLYKCSVKDNGSKTVEVMIDAWGRHRGRVVRALDLKSGNCEFKSCSEVL comes from the exons ATGTATCTCAAGGTAGCAGGGAcagttcttttcctttcaattataggatatttttttcaacagcaTGTAAATAATCTAGAGGTATCTCTACCGAAGAAAACACATCTGAAATTTTCGTCCAAGACACGGTACCACAGGGAGAGAAATATTACCTTTAAAATGCCCAAGCACTGTGAACCTGTTCACATCAGTATGGTTTTAAGGCATGGAACGCGATATCCAAGCCTTAACGACGTCAAGAAGATTGACAAGATGCTTAAAGTCGTTGAAGAGGCTGTAACTTCGAGCATGGGTGCTATGCAAATTGGGGAACTCCGACTACCTTGGAAAAACCTTTTTACTCAAACCAATGACAAATTACTGACCACTGTAGGCGAAAGGGAAATGTTTGACATTGCCAAAGAATTGTTGAGACGTTTTCCTAATCTGCTCTTGCATCCTTACGAGccacaaaaatttgatttcatctGCACTGGAACCACACGAGCATCTCAGAGTGCAATGGCATTTGCGTATGGTTTGTTTGAAGGACGTGGTGGTCTTGGAACCAACGGCTTTCAACCTGTGGCAATCCTATCAAAGTCAATCGACAATGACCCACTATTACGCTTTTTCGATGTATGCCCAAAGTATCTTACAAGAGTTAAAGACAACACAACTGCACTTCTTGAATTTAAGATGTTTAAACATGGGAAAGAAatgagaaatgttctgcaaaaAGTTTCCAACAAGTTGAAATTCAAATCTGGAATGCTTGAAGAAGAGCACATTGTAGGAATGTACACTGCCTGTATGTTTGAGGTTGCTATTTATGACAGGGAAAACACATGGTGTGAACTCTTTGAAGAGGAAGATCTATTGGTTTTAGATTACCTGTCTGACTTAAAGCAATATTGGAAAAGGGGTTATGGACACCCTATCAACTACCAAATTGGCTGTCCTTTGTTGGAAAGGATTGTCACTTCcttaaaaaatgcaacagaATCATCTCCGGAGGAAACAATGCATGGAGCATTTATGTTTGCTCATGGTGAAACATTGCAACCTCTATATGCATTGCTTGATTTGTTCAAAGATGCAGAAAAACTGAGAGCAGATAACTTTCCTCAGCAACATGAACGGAAGTACAGAGTTAGCCGCATAACACCTTTTGGTGCTaatattgcttttgttttatacAAGTGCAGCGTAAAAGACAATGGTTCTAAAACGGTAGAAG TGATGATTGACGCTTGGGGAAGGCATCGTGGCCGAGTGGTAAGAGCGCTGGATTTGAAATCTGGTAATTGTGAATTCAAGTCCTGCTCTGAGGTACTGTAG